One Mycolicibacterium fortuitum subsp. fortuitum genomic window carries:
- a CDS encoding Fic family protein produces the protein MDVTMFVNEQSGSLVDIVGSDPSAGEWRHKAFVPAPLLDEMPNLSTPTFLAVSAARAALAALDSTATQLPDPTLLRMPALRREAQSTSALEGTYAPLAQVLTADDEEPTSAELVEILNYVRMANYGFRSVADGRPISTHLLEDLQGLLMHGTPLADQSGRIRDTQVVIGRRGDAPPDLLPIHAARFIPPPPGDHLTTGLQDLVDWMRRDHTTTIDPVVAAAMSHYQLETLHPFRDGNGRLGRLLIILHLHAAHVLTEPTLTVSPWFEAHRTEYYDRLLAVSTDGAWDDFVRFFAVGLRESANSTRRQMLELVTVQGELKEVIRASALRADSAHALVDFAVAHSSFTVRNVEAALDVSYGRANKLIGQLTDLGVLDVVDADAYKRRFFAPRVLNVLTAGGAS, from the coding sequence GTGGACGTGACCATGTTCGTAAACGAGCAATCCGGCTCGCTCGTCGACATCGTCGGCTCAGATCCCTCCGCGGGCGAATGGCGACACAAGGCCTTTGTCCCGGCGCCGCTGCTCGACGAGATGCCGAACCTCAGTACGCCCACATTTCTCGCGGTTTCCGCAGCTCGCGCTGCATTAGCCGCGCTGGACAGCACAGCCACACAGCTTCCGGACCCCACGCTGCTGCGAATGCCTGCGCTACGACGGGAAGCGCAGAGTACGTCCGCATTGGAAGGTACGTACGCACCACTCGCCCAGGTTCTGACGGCAGATGACGAAGAGCCGACGTCGGCCGAACTCGTCGAGATTTTGAACTACGTGCGGATGGCAAACTACGGCTTCCGTTCCGTAGCAGACGGTCGACCGATCTCGACACATCTGTTGGAAGACCTCCAGGGCCTCCTGATGCACGGAACTCCGCTGGCCGATCAGTCGGGGCGCATCCGCGACACACAGGTGGTCATTGGTCGCCGGGGGGATGCACCGCCCGATCTGCTTCCGATCCACGCCGCGCGTTTCATTCCGCCGCCGCCGGGCGACCACCTGACAACGGGACTCCAGGATCTCGTCGATTGGATGCGTCGCGACCACACTACGACGATCGATCCCGTCGTTGCGGCGGCGATGTCGCACTATCAGCTCGAGACCCTGCATCCGTTCAGGGACGGGAACGGCCGACTCGGCCGACTCCTGATCATCCTTCACCTACACGCGGCACACGTGTTGACCGAGCCGACGTTGACCGTGTCCCCATGGTTCGAGGCTCACCGAACCGAATATTACGACCGCCTGCTCGCGGTGAGCACCGACGGAGCGTGGGACGACTTCGTCCGCTTCTTCGCCGTGGGCCTACGGGAGTCCGCGAACTCCACGCGGCGCCAAATGCTTGAGCTGGTCACGGTGCAGGGCGAACTCAAAGAAGTCATCCGCGCCTCGGCGTTACGCGCGGACAGCGCGCACGCCCTCGTCGACTTCGCCGTTGCACATTCCTCGTTCACCGTCCGCAATGTAGAAGCCGCGCTCGATGTTTCTTACGGTCGAGCCAATAAGCTCATCGGGCAGCTGACGGATCTCGGGGTCCTAGACGTCGTGGACGCTGACGCGTACAAGCGCCGGTTCTTCGCACCTAGGGTCCTGAACGTACTGACCGCAGGGGGCGCGTCTTGA
- a CDS encoding DEAD/DEAH box helicase family protein codes for MSNFAFVGAADWPEINADCARAESYLNSDPRASCIYGRRAVELLVDLLYDLLALPLPYKNDLSARINESPFRAKVEPKIVHKLNLIRKAGNAAVHEQKPIAPAIALGVLRELHHVMVWAVFHYSAYPKAAPLKLAFDPKLAAKAAPLSRQEVAQLAAKFQAQDEAYAKALAEKDELAAARDAEIARLREEVKKAQAANKQPDDRDYTETETRDTFIDLMLGEAGWPLADVKDREYKVTGMPPDNGTGYVDYVLWGADGLPLAVVEAKRTTKSPHLGQQQAKLYADCLEAMTGRRPVIFYTNGFEHWIWDDAAGYPPRDIHGFYTRDELELMIQRRSTRQPLTDAPIDSAIVERHYQHRAIRAIDESFTGKRREALLVMATGSGKTRTVIALVKQLMEANWVKRVLFLADRTALVTQAANAFKAHLPDATTVNLLTEKATDGRVYVSTYPTMMNLINDTDSGTRKFGPGHFDLVVIDEAHRSVYQKYRAIFDWFDSLLVGLTATPKDEVDHNTYRLFRLEDGVPTDAYGLDDAVKEGFLVPAVGIAGGTTFLDRGIRYADLSEDEKDEWESLDWGDDTPDEITSEEVNKVLFNESTVDMVLADLMAKGHRVAAGDRLGKTIIFAKNRDHAEFIARRFDSQYPHLAGHFARVITHGISHAQSLIDDFSVAEKAPHIAISVDMLDTGIDVPEVVNLVFFKLVRSKTKFWQMIGRGTRLCPDLFGPGQHKQNFYVFDYCGNLEYFSQDLPGSPGSLQKSLNQRLFETRLGLITALDHLQPPTDPDPSEGQGTESDRGLRVDVAWSLHRIVAGMTLDNFLVRPHRRLVEQYAQWEPWAGTLSTETAADVAESLAGLPSTHKDDDEDAKRFDMLILRRQLAQLEGDALAAERLREKIQDIASGLLNQTAIPSVAAQQELLDDVAGDQWWVDVTLPMLEHARRKLRGLLRFLEKAKKVVVYTDFADELGESTLVDLPGITPGTNWERFELKAKAYLKQHQDHVALQRLRRNKPLTTADLSALEQMLVDSGTGGADDIALAKEQAHGLGLFIRGLVGLDYEAAVEAFSTYLDGTKFGADQIRFINLIVTELTANGVVEPARLYESPYIDHAPTGPDDVFADADVDNIVQILNTVKGNAIPADGVA; via the coding sequence TTGAGTAACTTTGCTTTCGTCGGTGCCGCCGACTGGCCGGAGATCAACGCCGACTGTGCCCGCGCCGAAAGTTATCTCAACTCTGACCCGCGCGCGTCCTGCATCTATGGCCGACGTGCCGTCGAGCTTCTGGTCGATCTGTTGTACGACCTTCTGGCCCTGCCACTGCCCTACAAGAACGACCTGTCGGCACGCATCAACGAGTCACCGTTTCGCGCCAAGGTCGAACCGAAGATCGTCCACAAGCTCAACCTGATCCGGAAGGCCGGCAACGCCGCAGTACACGAACAGAAGCCGATCGCCCCGGCGATCGCCCTCGGCGTGCTGCGCGAACTGCACCACGTCATGGTGTGGGCGGTGTTCCACTACTCGGCGTACCCGAAGGCTGCGCCGTTGAAGCTGGCTTTCGACCCCAAGCTGGCCGCGAAGGCCGCTCCCCTGAGCCGGCAAGAGGTAGCCCAGCTCGCGGCGAAGTTCCAAGCCCAAGATGAAGCATACGCCAAGGCGCTGGCCGAGAAGGATGAGCTCGCCGCCGCCCGCGACGCCGAAATCGCACGCCTGCGTGAGGAAGTCAAGAAAGCCCAAGCCGCCAACAAGCAACCTGACGACCGCGACTACACCGAGACCGAAACCCGAGACACGTTCATCGACCTCATGTTGGGTGAGGCCGGTTGGCCGCTGGCAGACGTCAAGGACCGCGAGTACAAGGTCACCGGAATGCCACCCGACAACGGCACCGGATACGTCGACTATGTGTTGTGGGGCGCCGACGGACTGCCCCTGGCGGTGGTCGAGGCCAAACGCACCACCAAGAGCCCGCACCTCGGCCAGCAGCAGGCCAAACTGTACGCCGACTGTTTGGAGGCCATGACCGGCCGTCGCCCGGTCATTTTCTACACCAACGGTTTTGAGCACTGGATCTGGGACGACGCGGCTGGTTATCCACCGCGGGACATCCACGGGTTCTACACCCGCGACGAACTGGAACTCATGATCCAGCGGCGCTCGACGCGCCAACCACTCACCGACGCCCCGATCGACTCGGCGATCGTCGAACGCCACTACCAACACCGAGCCATCCGAGCGATCGACGAAAGCTTCACCGGCAAGCGCCGCGAGGCGTTGTTGGTGATGGCCACCGGATCCGGTAAGACCCGCACCGTCATCGCCCTGGTCAAGCAACTCATGGAGGCCAATTGGGTCAAGCGCGTGCTGTTCTTGGCCGACCGCACCGCGCTCGTCACCCAGGCCGCCAACGCATTCAAAGCTCATCTGCCCGACGCCACCACGGTGAACCTGTTGACCGAAAAGGCCACCGACGGTCGCGTCTACGTCAGCACCTACCCGACGATGATGAACCTGATCAACGACACCGATTCGGGAACAAGGAAATTCGGCCCTGGCCACTTCGACCTGGTGGTCATCGACGAAGCCCACCGTTCCGTCTACCAGAAGTACCGGGCCATCTTCGACTGGTTCGACTCACTGCTGGTCGGCCTGACCGCGACCCCGAAGGACGAGGTCGATCACAACACCTACCGCCTGTTCCGGCTCGAGGACGGCGTGCCCACCGACGCCTACGGGCTCGACGACGCGGTCAAGGAGGGGTTCTTGGTGCCCGCCGTGGGAATCGCCGGCGGCACAACGTTCCTCGACCGCGGTATCCGATACGCCGACCTGTCCGAGGACGAGAAAGACGAATGGGAGTCTCTGGACTGGGGCGACGACACTCCGGACGAGATCACCTCCGAGGAGGTGAACAAGGTCCTGTTCAACGAGAGCACCGTCGACATGGTGCTCGCCGACCTGATGGCCAAGGGACATCGCGTCGCCGCCGGCGACCGGTTGGGCAAAACGATCATCTTCGCCAAGAACCGCGATCACGCCGAATTCATCGCCCGCCGCTTCGATAGCCAATATCCCCACTTGGCAGGACATTTCGCGCGCGTCATCACCCACGGCATCTCGCATGCACAATCACTGATCGACGACTTCTCCGTCGCCGAGAAAGCCCCGCACATCGCGATCTCGGTGGACATGCTCGATACCGGCATCGACGTACCCGAAGTCGTCAATCTGGTTTTCTTCAAGCTGGTCCGCTCCAAGACGAAGTTCTGGCAGATGATCGGACGCGGCACCCGACTGTGCCCCGACCTGTTCGGCCCGGGGCAGCACAAGCAGAACTTCTACGTCTTCGACTACTGCGGAAACCTCGAATACTTCAGCCAGGACCTGCCCGGCTCCCCAGGCTCGTTGCAGAAGTCGTTGAACCAGAGGCTGTTCGAAACCCGCCTGGGCCTGATCACCGCACTCGATCACCTGCAGCCACCCACCGATCCCGATCCCAGTGAAGGACAGGGAACCGAATCCGACCGCGGCCTGCGTGTCGACGTGGCATGGTCGCTGCACCGCATCGTGGCCGGAATGACGCTGGACAACTTCCTGGTGCGTCCACATCGCCGACTGGTCGAGCAGTACGCGCAGTGGGAACCCTGGGCGGGCACATTGAGCACCGAGACCGCGGCGGACGTCGCGGAATCGCTGGCCGGGCTGCCGTCGACGCACAAGGACGACGACGAGGACGCCAAGCGTTTCGACATGTTGATCCTGCGACGCCAACTAGCCCAACTCGAGGGCGACGCCCTTGCTGCCGAACGGCTGCGGGAGAAGATCCAGGACATCGCTTCCGGCCTGCTGAACCAGACCGCGATTCCCTCGGTCGCCGCGCAACAGGAGCTGTTGGACGACGTCGCAGGTGACCAATGGTGGGTGGACGTCACCCTGCCGATGCTTGAGCATGCGCGTCGTAAGTTGCGCGGTCTGCTCCGCTTCCTGGAGAAGGCGAAGAAGGTCGTCGTCTACACCGACTTCGCCGACGAACTCGGTGAATCCACCCTCGTCGACCTACCCGGCATCACGCCCGGCACCAATTGGGAAAGGTTCGAGCTCAAAGCCAAGGCCTATCTCAAGCAACATCAGGACCACGTCGCGCTACAACGGCTGCGTCGCAACAAACCGCTCACCACCGCCGACCTGTCGGCCCTCGAACAGATGCTTGTCGACAGCGGTACGGGAGGCGCCGACGACATCGCACTGGCCAAGGAACAGGCGCATGGGCTCGGATTGTTCATCCGCGGATTAGTGGGCCTGGACTACGAGGCCGCCGTCGAGGCCTTCTCCACGTACCTGGACGGGACCAAGTTCGGCGCCGACCAGATCCGGTTCATCAATCTGATCGTCACCGAACTCACGGCCAACGGCGTTGTCGAACCGGCCCGGCTGTACGAGTCGCCGTATATCGACCATGCACCGACCGGCCCCGACGATGTGTTCGCCGATGCCGACGTCGACAACATCGTGCAGATTCTCAACACCGTTAAGGGGAACGCCATCCCGGCCGACGGAGTTGCGTAG
- a CDS encoding potassium channel family protein, translating to MTTRLDSWEHRAEWPLAAVAAVFLAAYTVEVLVQPRGLGAHAVTLATWLSWAVFSADYAARLYLAPDRRQWFVRHLADLAIVLLPLLRPLRLLRLVVLIGVFQKAIGNAIRGKVILYTISGAVLLVYVASLAVLQAERGHPDAHIIDFGDAVWWAITTITTVGYGDMYPVTTTGRVIAALLMIGGISLVGSITATIASWIVQTVAVDDAATAAVTAAHINELRAEIASLREELRAPAVESSGTDHRP from the coding sequence GTGACGACGCGCCTCGATAGCTGGGAACACCGCGCCGAGTGGCCGCTCGCCGCGGTAGCGGCCGTCTTCCTGGCCGCCTACACCGTCGAAGTCCTCGTGCAACCTCGCGGTCTGGGTGCACACGCAGTCACCCTGGCCACCTGGCTGTCCTGGGCAGTGTTCAGCGCTGACTACGCGGCACGCCTATACCTCGCACCTGACCGCAGGCAATGGTTTGTGCGCCATCTCGCCGACCTGGCGATCGTGCTACTCCCGCTGCTGCGACCGTTGCGCTTGCTGCGACTGGTCGTGTTAATCGGCGTGTTCCAAAAAGCCATCGGCAACGCCATCCGTGGCAAGGTCATCCTCTACACGATCTCGGGCGCGGTCCTGCTCGTCTACGTCGCCTCACTGGCCGTGCTGCAAGCCGAGCGCGGTCATCCCGACGCCCACATCATCGATTTCGGCGATGCCGTCTGGTGGGCGATCACCACCATCACGACCGTGGGCTACGGCGACATGTATCCGGTCACCACGACCGGACGGGTCATCGCCGCGCTGTTGATGATCGGCGGCATCAGCCTGGTCGGCTCGATCACCGCGACGATCGCGTCGTGGATCGTTCAGACCGTGGCCGTCGACGACGCGGCGACGGCAGCGGTCACGGCGGCCCACATCAACGAGTTGCGTGCGGAGATCGCGTCGCTTCGCGAGGAGTTGCGGGCGCCGGCCGTCGAGAGCTCGGGGACCGACCACCGGCCCTGA
- a CDS encoding LAGLIDADG family homing endonuclease, with protein sequence MYLGDGCISRGARTWHLRITLDTKYPGIIDGCREAIEILMPGQRATIVSRKDNCVDVVLCSNHWPCLFPQHGPGRKHHRRTALESWQEAIVKEATEDFVRGLIHSDGCRVVANDRGVKSIRYHFTNHSEDILNLFTATLDWLGIPWTRSTKYVVSIYRKAATARLDEFIGPKV encoded by the coding sequence ATGTACCTCGGCGATGGCTGCATCTCTCGTGGAGCCCGGACATGGCACCTGAGGATCACTTTGGATACGAAGTACCCGGGAATCATCGACGGCTGCCGCGAAGCAATAGAGATCCTCATGCCCGGGCAGCGCGCAACGATCGTCAGCCGCAAAGACAACTGCGTCGACGTCGTCCTGTGCTCGAACCACTGGCCGTGCTTGTTCCCCCAACACGGGCCCGGCCGGAAGCACCATCGCCGCACCGCTCTTGAATCTTGGCAAGAGGCGATCGTGAAGGAAGCCACCGAAGATTTCGTTCGCGGTCTGATCCACAGCGACGGTTGCCGTGTGGTCGCGAATGACCGCGGCGTCAAGAGCATTCGCTACCACTTCACGAATCACTCGGAGGACATCCTCAACCTGTTCACCGCCACGCTGGACTGGCTCGGCATCCCGTGGACGCGTTCAACCAAATACGTCGTCTCGATCTACCGGAAGGCCGCCACCGCCCGCCTCGACGAATTCATCGGCCCCAAAGTCTAG
- a CDS encoding DUF6882 domain-containing protein: MLLYDLLLDAAIIQAETQAHLSDLIGEDSPYDGDWSLDLGAGVFSKASTSGADPFVAQAELLGSAAPGPGTWLWAWANADFPPSIVERSALIRNFGEQYDVAELRDGEVPLGEAEPREFAWWMGGVAALLLGQLPTYTFEADASTIGAIVLADDRLRLPEPTVPRLMRSVGEALQALPVAARSVWAWGDVRGAQVEEVPEGLRITLPDGHAEFRFDEHDRLIDMSGQALPSA, translated from the coding sequence GTGCTGCTCTATGACCTGCTCCTTGACGCTGCGATCATCCAAGCTGAGACGCAAGCCCACCTATCCGACCTCATCGGCGAAGATTCGCCGTATGACGGCGACTGGAGCCTCGATCTTGGTGCCGGCGTGTTCTCCAAGGCCTCGACGAGTGGTGCCGACCCGTTTGTCGCTCAGGCCGAACTGCTCGGCTCCGCCGCCCCAGGACCTGGCACCTGGCTGTGGGCCTGGGCGAACGCCGATTTCCCGCCCTCGATCGTCGAGCGGAGTGCACTGATCCGCAATTTCGGGGAGCAGTACGACGTAGCCGAGTTACGTGACGGAGAAGTGCCGCTCGGTGAGGCCGAGCCGCGGGAGTTCGCATGGTGGATGGGCGGGGTGGCGGCGCTGCTGCTCGGGCAACTGCCCACCTACACCTTCGAGGCCGACGCCTCCACGATCGGCGCAATTGTGTTGGCGGACGATCGGCTGCGGTTGCCCGAGCCGACCGTGCCCCGACTCATGCGCAGCGTGGGCGAAGCGTTGCAGGCCTTACCTGTCGCGGCCCGCAGTGTGTGGGCTTGGGGTGATGTGCGCGGGGCCCAGGTCGAGGAGGTACCGGAAGGCCTGCGGATCACACTGCCCGACGGCCATGCCGAGTTCCGTTTCGACGAGCACGACCGGCTGATCGACATGTCGGGCCAAGCGCTGCCGTCCGCCTAG
- a CDS encoding DUF3817 domain-containing protein: MTEPEAGAEVTPVVSTPKETLRKALLGYRVLAWTTGIWLIALCYEMVLKYIVQVDNPPSWIGIVHGWVYFIYLLFTANLAVKVRWPIGKTIGVLLAGTIPLLGIIVEHFNTLDLKKRFEL; encoded by the coding sequence ATGACCGAACCAGAAGCGGGCGCCGAGGTCACGCCGGTTGTTTCCACCCCCAAGGAGACCCTCCGCAAGGCCCTGCTGGGCTACCGCGTATTGGCATGGACGACTGGTATCTGGTTGATCGCGCTGTGCTACGAGATGGTGCTCAAGTACATCGTGCAGGTGGACAATCCACCGAGCTGGATCGGGATCGTCCACGGCTGGGTGTATTTCATCTACCTGTTGTTCACGGCCAACCTCGCGGTCAAGGTTCGCTGGCCGATCGGCAAGACCATCGGTGTGCTGCTCGCGGGCACGATCCCGCTGCTGGGCATCATCGTCGAGCACTTCAACACCCTCGACCTCAAGAAGCGCTTCGAACTCTAG
- a CDS encoding MarR family winged helix-turn-helix transcriptional regulator → MTVPRVPTALRDVRDTAAAVRTLVWSLRRFGEKQVGLEPLPHSEFEVIRTVGDHPGISVSETAHLLALQPSNVSTTVRKLVERGLIDRAPDEHDRRCIRLRLTPRAAEHKKMIDAAWTDGVRQQFAEMTDEEVATLVKAGPLLQRLALMG, encoded by the coding sequence GTGACGGTCCCACGAGTACCTACGGCGCTGCGTGATGTGCGCGACACTGCCGCTGCCGTGCGCACGTTGGTCTGGTCGCTGCGGCGGTTCGGTGAGAAGCAGGTGGGTCTGGAACCGTTGCCACACTCGGAGTTCGAGGTCATCCGCACCGTGGGTGACCATCCAGGGATCAGTGTGTCCGAGACCGCTCATCTGCTGGCGCTGCAGCCCAGTAACGTGAGCACCACGGTGCGGAAGCTGGTGGAGCGCGGTTTGATCGACCGCGCTCCCGACGAGCACGACCGCCGCTGCATTCGGCTGCGCCTGACACCTAGGGCAGCAGAGCACAAGAAGATGATCGACGCCGCATGGACCGACGGTGTCCGCCAGCAGTTCGCTGAGATGACCGATGAGGAAGTGGCGACCTTGGTCAAAGCCGGGCCGCTGCTCCAGCGGCTGGCCTTGATGGGATAG
- a CDS encoding multidrug effflux MFS transporter produces the protein MTTRTTNAETSPQTPALPLSWLGVLALLTAVAPLSIDMYLPAFPAMAAEFGTSASAIQFTLTSFMVGLASGQLIIGPLSDRFGRRPLMLAGTFVCILAGVACAVAPNIAALTAFRFVQGFSGAAGVVLSRAVVADRAHGAVAARAFSLMMIINGAAPVLAPLIGGSLMGLIGWRGVFWILAGLAVAMFLGVVAVLPETHPQDRRHTGGVTAMLSDARSVLTNRGYIGYTLAFAFGFTVMFAYISASPFVLQNVLGLSPLHYSFAFAANAAGIVIVNAVNARIVSRFGQRRLLHLGIGLLVLFSVLLVVDALLGPVLWASLLLLWGAVASLGLVAANATSLALDQVRHAAGTGSAVLGALQFGLAALVSPIVGLGGDHTALPMAVAMVVSACIAAGALTLTRRGAAA, from the coding sequence ATGACTACTCGAACCACAAATGCCGAGACATCGCCCCAGACGCCCGCGTTGCCGCTGAGCTGGCTGGGCGTTCTTGCCCTGTTGACCGCCGTGGCGCCGCTGTCGATCGACATGTACCTGCCGGCCTTCCCGGCCATGGCGGCCGAATTCGGCACATCGGCCTCGGCCATTCAGTTCACCCTGACCTCGTTCATGGTGGGCCTGGCCAGCGGGCAATTGATCATCGGTCCACTCTCGGACCGATTCGGCAGGCGCCCACTCATGCTCGCGGGCACCTTCGTCTGCATCCTGGCCGGTGTGGCCTGCGCGGTGGCCCCGAACATCGCAGCGCTGACGGCATTCCGCTTCGTGCAGGGATTCAGCGGTGCAGCCGGGGTGGTGCTGAGCCGTGCCGTCGTGGCCGATCGCGCACATGGCGCCGTGGCGGCCCGGGCCTTCAGCCTGATGATGATCATCAACGGTGCCGCGCCGGTGCTGGCGCCGCTCATCGGCGGATCCCTGATGGGCCTGATCGGTTGGCGCGGCGTCTTCTGGATTCTTGCCGGGCTCGCCGTCGCGATGTTCCTCGGCGTCGTCGCCGTCCTCCCTGAGACCCATCCCCAGGACCGGCGCCACACCGGCGGCGTGACCGCCATGCTCAGCGACGCACGGTCGGTGCTGACCAATCGCGGCTACATCGGCTACACCCTGGCCTTCGCGTTCGGATTCACCGTGATGTTCGCCTACATCTCGGCTTCACCGTTCGTGCTGCAGAACGTGCTCGGGCTCTCGCCTCTGCACTATTCGTTCGCCTTCGCCGCAAACGCCGCGGGCATCGTGATCGTGAATGCCGTCAACGCCAGAATCGTCAGCCGTTTCGGCCAGCGCAGGCTGCTGCATCTCGGGATCGGACTGCTCGTCCTGTTCTCGGTCCTGCTCGTGGTCGACGCACTGCTCGGCCCGGTGCTGTGGGCATCATTGCTGCTGCTGTGGGGCGCGGTCGCGAGCCTCGGCCTGGTAGCGGCCAATGCAACATCCCTGGCGCTCGATCAGGTCCGCCATGCTGCCGGCACCGGATCCGCGGTTTTGGGCGCGTTGCAGTTCGGCCTGGCGGCGCTCGTGTCGCCGATCGTCGGCCTCGGCGGTGACCACACCGCATTGCCCATGGCCGTGGCCATGGTGGTCAGTGCCTGCATCGCCGCGGGGGCACTCACCCTGACCCGCCGGGGCGCGGCCGCCTAG
- the rdgB gene encoding RdgB/HAM1 family non-canonical purine NTP pyrophosphatase, with translation MPRLLVASRNAKKLAELRRVLDAAGITGLELVSLADVAAYDEAPETGATFEDNALAKARDGFRATGLACVADDSGISVDALNGMPGVLSARWSGRHGDDPANTSLLLAQLADVPDERRGAAFVSACALVSASGETVVRGEWPGTVTHEPRGDGGFGYDPVFLPDGSTRTAAELTPVEKDASSHRGRALALLVPALRELAEG, from the coding sequence GTGCCCCGGCTTCTTGTAGCCAGCCGTAACGCCAAGAAGCTGGCCGAGTTGCGTCGGGTGCTGGATGCCGCCGGGATCACCGGGCTGGAGCTCGTGTCGCTGGCCGATGTCGCTGCCTATGACGAGGCACCCGAAACCGGTGCGACCTTCGAGGACAACGCACTGGCCAAGGCGCGGGACGGGTTCCGGGCGACCGGATTGGCTTGTGTAGCAGACGATTCCGGTATCTCGGTTGATGCCCTGAACGGAATGCCCGGAGTGTTGTCGGCTCGGTGGTCCGGCAGGCACGGGGACGACCCCGCGAACACGTCCTTGCTCTTGGCGCAGCTGGCCGATGTGCCCGACGAACGGCGTGGAGCGGCGTTCGTGTCGGCGTGTGCGCTGGTCTCGGCGTCTGGTGAAACCGTGGTCCGCGGCGAATGGCCGGGCACCGTCACCCACGAACCCCGCGGCGACGGCGGATTCGGGTACGACCCGGTGTTTCTACCTGACGGTTCTACCCGAACCGCAGCCGAATTGACGCCCGTCGAGAAAGACGCGTCGTCGCACCGCGGCCGGGCGCTGGCTTTGTTGGTGCCGGCGCTGCGGGAGTTGGCGGAGGGCTAG
- the rph gene encoding ribonuclease PH: MSKREDGRLDDELRPVTITRGFTSHPAGSVLVEFGQTRVMCTASVTEGVPRWRKGSGQGWLTAEYAMLPAATHDRSDRESVKGRVGGRTQEISRLVGRSLRACIDLGALGENTIAIDCDVLQADGGTRTAAITGAYVALSDAVTYLAAAGRLSDPRPLSCAIAAVSVGVVDGRVRVDLPYVEDSRAEVDMNVVATDTGTLVEIQGTGEGATFPRSTLDKMLDAALGACEQLFVIQREALELPYPGVLPEGPAPKKAFGS, encoded by the coding sequence GTGTCCAAGCGAGAAGACGGTCGTCTCGACGACGAACTGCGCCCGGTAACCATCACCCGCGGATTTACATCGCATCCCGCCGGATCGGTATTGGTGGAGTTCGGCCAGACCCGTGTCATGTGCACTGCCTCGGTCACCGAAGGCGTGCCGCGCTGGCGAAAGGGTTCCGGGCAGGGCTGGCTGACCGCCGAATACGCCATGCTGCCGGCCGCCACGCATGACCGCTCCGACCGGGAATCGGTCAAGGGGCGCGTCGGCGGACGTACCCAGGAGATCAGCCGCCTGGTCGGACGCTCACTGCGGGCGTGCATCGACCTCGGTGCGCTGGGGGAGAACACCATCGCCATCGACTGCGACGTGCTGCAGGCCGACGGCGGCACCCGCACCGCCGCCATCACCGGCGCGTACGTGGCGTTGTCGGATGCCGTCACGTATCTGGCTGCCGCCGGGCGGCTTTCCGACCCGCGGCCGTTGTCCTGTGCGATCGCAGCGGTGTCGGTGGGCGTGGTCGACGGCCGCGTGCGCGTCGACCTGCCGTACGTCGAGGACTCTCGCGCCGAGGTGGACATGAATGTCGTCGCCACCGACACCGGAACCCTGGTGGAGATCCAGGGCACGGGCGAGGGCGCCACCTTCCCGCGGTCCACGCTGGACAAGATGCTCGATGCGGCGCTCGGCGCGTGCGAGCAGCTGTTCGTGATCCAGCGCGAGGCACTGGAATTGCCTTATCCCGGTGTGCTGCCGGAAGGGCCGGCACCCAAGAAAGCGTTCGGTAGCTGA